From a region of the Flavobacterium sediminilitoris genome:
- a CDS encoding YceD family protein — protein MKKLKEYLIQFAGLKLGKHQFEYQLDNSFFECFDYSEFNAVDIKVDLILEKKNTMLELDFKYKGIVNVPCDLTNEMFDLPIKGKLKLIVNFGNTFNNENEELLVLPHGEFQVDVSQYIYEGIVLSVPVKRIHPGIKDGTLKTDALETLEKLSPKEEQEEQENIDPRWENLKKLLTDK, from the coding sequence ATGAAAAAATTAAAAGAATATTTGATTCAGTTTGCTGGATTGAAATTGGGGAAGCATCAGTTTGAATATCAATTAGATAATTCGTTCTTTGAGTGCTTTGATTATAGCGAGTTTAATGCTGTTGATATCAAAGTAGATTTGATTTTAGAGAAGAAGAATACGATGCTTGAGCTCGATTTCAAATATAAAGGAATTGTAAATGTACCTTGTGATTTAACAAATGAAATGTTTGATTTGCCAATTAAAGGAAAATTAAAATTGATTGTTAATTTTGGAAATACATTTAATAATGAAAATGAAGAATTACTTGTTTTGCCTCATGGTGAGTTTCAAGTAGATGTTTCTCAATATATTTATGAAGGAATTGTGCTTTCTGTTCCTGTTAAGAGAATTCATCCAGGAATAAAGGATGGAACATTGAAAACAGATGCACTAGAAACATTAGAGAAACTTTCTCCAAAAGAAGAACAAGAAGAACAAGAAAATATTGACCCAAGATGGGAAAATTTAAAAAAACTATTAACGGATAAATAA
- the accC gene encoding acetyl-CoA carboxylase biotin carboxylase subunit produces MFKKILIANRGEIALRVIRTCKEMGIKTVAVYSTADADSLHVRFADEAVCIGPPPSNLSYLKMSNIIAAAEITNADAIHPGYGFLSENAKFSKICEEHGIKFIGASADMIDKMGDKATAKATMKAAGVPCVPGSEGILESFEQTQKLAKEMGYPVMLKATAGGGGKGMRAVWKEEDLLKAWESARQEAGAAFGNDGMYMEKLIEEPRHIEIQVVGDSYGKACHLSERDCSVQRRHQKLTEETPSPFMTDDLRNEMGNAAVKAAEFIKYEGAGTVEFLVDKHRNFYFMEMNTRIQVEHPITEQVIDYDLIREQILVAAGVPISGKNYFPQLHSIECRINAEDPYNDFRPSPGKITVLHSPGGHGVRLDTHVYAGYTIPPNYDSMIAKLITTAQTREEAISKMKRALDEFVIEGIKTTIPFHRQLMDEPDYVAGNYTTKFMESFVMKDKVEE; encoded by the coding sequence ATGTTTAAAAAAATATTAATAGCAAATAGAGGGGAAATTGCACTTCGTGTGATTAGAACTTGTAAAGAAATGGGAATTAAAACAGTAGCTGTTTATTCAACAGCAGATGCTGATAGTTTACATGTTCGATTCGCAGATGAAGCAGTTTGTATTGGTCCTCCTCCAAGTAATTTATCTTACTTGAAAATGTCAAATATAATTGCAGCAGCAGAAATTACTAATGCAGATGCAATTCATCCTGGTTATGGATTTTTATCAGAAAATGCTAAATTTTCAAAAATATGTGAAGAACACGGTATTAAATTTATCGGTGCTTCTGCAGATATGATTGATAAAATGGGAGATAAGGCAACTGCAAAGGCTACTATGAAAGCAGCAGGAGTTCCATGTGTTCCTGGTTCAGAAGGAATATTAGAATCTTTTGAGCAAACTCAGAAGTTAGCAAAAGAAATGGGATATCCTGTGATGTTGAAAGCAACTGCTGGTGGTGGTGGAAAAGGAATGCGTGCTGTTTGGAAAGAAGAAGATCTATTGAAGGCTTGGGAGAGTGCTCGTCAAGAGGCTGGAGCTGCTTTTGGTAATGACGGAATGTACATGGAAAAGTTAATTGAAGAGCCACGTCATATTGAAATTCAAGTTGTAGGTGATTCATACGGAAAAGCATGCCATTTATCTGAAAGAGATTGTTCAGTTCAACGTCGTCACCAAAAATTAACAGAAGAAACTCCTTCTCCTTTTATGACTGACGATTTACGTAATGAAATGGGTAATGCTGCTGTAAAAGCTGCGGAATTTATTAAATACGAAGGAGCTGGTACAGTAGAATTTCTTGTTGATAAGCATAGGAATTTTTATTTTATGGAAATGAATACCCGTATTCAAGTGGAACATCCTATTACAGAGCAAGTTATTGATTATGATTTAATTCGTGAACAAATTTTGGTTGCAGCAGGTGTGCCAATTTCAGGAAAAAATTATTTTCCGCAATTACACTCAATAGAATGTCGTATTAATGCTGAAGATCCATATAATGATTTTCGTCCATCTCCAGGTAAGATAACTGTTTTGCATTCACCAGGAGGACACGGAGTTCGATTAGATACTCACGTGTATGCAGGATATACAATTCCACCAAATTACGATTCAATGATTGCTAAATTAATTACTACTGCTCAGACAAGAGAAGAAGCAATAAGTAAAATGAAGAGAGCTTTAGATGAATTTGTAATTGAAGGAATTAAAACAACAATACCATTCCATAGACAGTTAATGGATGAGCCAGATTATGTGGCTGGAAATTATACTACAAAATTCATGGAATCTTTTGTAATGAAAGATAAAGTTGAAGAATAA
- the rpmF gene encoding 50S ribosomal protein L32 translates to MAHPKRKISKTRRDKRRTHYKASVPQIATCPTTGEAHLYHRAYWHEGKMYYRGQVVIDKAEAVA, encoded by the coding sequence ATGGCACATCCTAAGAGAAAAATCTCCAAAACAAGAAGAGATAAAAGAAGAACACATTACAAAGCATCTGTACCTCAAATTGCTACATGTCCTACAACAGGAGAAGCACATTTGTATCACAGAGCTTATTGGCATGAAGGTAAAATGTATTACAGAGGTCAAGTTGTAATTGATAAAGCAGAAGCAGTTGCTTAA
- the accB gene encoding acetyl-CoA carboxylase biotin carboxyl carrier protein yields MDIREIQNLIKFVAKSGATEVKLEMDDFKITIKTTNEEAESTTTYVQQVPVSTALPQASAPQPVAPTAPVAPTAAPEVDENAKYITVKSPIIGTFYRKPAPDKPVFVEVGSTISKGDVVCVIEAMKLFNEIESEISGKIVKVLVDDSSPVEFDQPLFLVDPS; encoded by the coding sequence ATGGATATTAGAGAAATTCAAAACCTAATTAAATTCGTAGCAAAATCTGGAGCTACTGAAGTAAAGTTGGAAATGGATGATTTTAAAATCACCATAAAAACAACAAATGAAGAAGCAGAATCAACTACAACTTATGTTCAACAAGTTCCTGTTTCTACAGCGTTGCCACAAGCTTCAGCTCCTCAGCCAGTTGCACCAACTGCACCAGTTGCACCAACTGCAGCACCTGAAGTAGACGAAAATGCTAAATATATTACAGTTAAGTCACCTATAATAGGTACATTTTATAGAAAACCAGCACCTGATAAACCAGTTTTTGTTGAAGTTGGTTCAACAATTTCAAAAGGAGATGTGGTTTGTGTAATAGAAGCAATGAAATTATTTAACGAAATTGAATCAGAAATATCAGGTAAAATCGTTAAAGTATTAGTTGATGATTCATCACCAGTAGAGTTTGATCAACCATTATTTTTAGTAGATCCATCTTAA
- a CDS encoding riboflavin synthase: protein MFTGIIETLGTIKEITKDKENLHIKLNSNITNELKIDQSVAHNGICLTVVAIKDSEYTVTAIKETIEKTNISSWKENDVINLERAMKLGDRLDGHIVQGHVDQIGICKEITETNGSWYFTFEYDEASNNITIEKGSITINGTSLTVVNSKRNEFSVAIIPYTYENTNFKHYKVGTIINLEFDVLGKYIKRIQELQK from the coding sequence ATGTTTACCGGAATCATTGAAACATTAGGAACAATAAAAGAAATTACCAAAGACAAAGAAAACCTTCACATCAAATTAAATTCAAATATTACAAATGAATTAAAAATTGACCAAAGTGTTGCTCATAATGGAATTTGCTTAACTGTAGTTGCAATAAAAGACAGCGAATACACCGTTACTGCAATAAAAGAAACCATTGAAAAAACAAACATTTCTTCTTGGAAAGAGAACGACGTCATTAATCTTGAGCGAGCAATGAAACTCGGAGACAGACTTGACGGACACATAGTTCAAGGCCATGTAGACCAAATAGGCATATGTAAAGAAATAACCGAAACAAACGGAAGCTGGTATTTTACTTTTGAATACGACGAAGCAAGTAACAATATAACTATAGAAAAAGGATCTATAACAATTAACGGCACAAGTTTAACAGTTGTAAACTCAAAACGAAACGAATTCAGTGTTGCTATAATACCTTATACTTACGAGAATACAAACTTCAAGCATTACAAAGTTGGAACCATTATTAATTTAGAATTCGACGTACTCGGCAAGTATATAAAAAGAATTCAGGAATTACAAAAATAA
- a CDS encoding GEVED domain-containing protein — protein MKQKFLLIALIAISSFSFAQNRETFWKKTTKSDAPIFENKNSLSQTNLFTLDINSLKQTIKSVSKRVNFNENSNTIISIPNRDGKMERFSVLENSNMDQDLANRYPEIKSYIGYGIDNPTATVYFSISPLGFQSMTLYADKSAEFIEPYTKDLKTYTVYRKADRKAAFSKFECNVVESVNNKIASTSTLRPNADDSKLRTFRLAMSVTGEYTSYFGGTKALALAAINTTMTRVNGVFEKDFSARMVLISNTDDVIYTNASTDPYTTSYNSQLQSTLTSVIGDSNYDVGHLLTKAGNNGNAGCIGCICNSGKGSGFTSSTIPEGDNFDIDYVAHEIGHQFGANHTFSMNNEGTGVNMEPGSGSTIMGYAGITSQDVQPHSDAYFHSASIQQVTNNIKTKTCPTVTNTGNSVPTANAGSDFTIPKSTPFILTGSGTDADGDVLTYIWEQFDNAASSATGASSAASATRTSGPTFRSYNPTTSPTRMFPRLESVLANSSTTSGTEITVEALPSVARTMNFRFTVRDNRAGGSANNSDDMVVTVNSTAGPFTVSSPNTAVSYPGGSSQTITWNVAGTTANGVNCANVDILLSTDGGNNFNTILLSNTPNDGSQSVIIPNTPGTQNKIMVKGTNHIFFDISNSNFTITTGSNDTTAPTAPTNLTASGTTQTTTNLSWNASTDNVGVTGYNIYQGSNQIGTSTTTTYNVTGLTPATAYNFSIRAKDAAGNLSSSSNTVNITTLPGSTTPTYCNSNGNNVSDEYIGRVQFNTINNASTGNNGYTDFTSISTTVNKGTAYTITITPTWTGSTYSEGYAVWIDYNQNGSFDDAGELVWSKTASTTTPVSGTFTIPSSASNGATRMRVSMKFNNIPTSCEAFSYGEVEDYTINIGSGTPDTTPPSSPTLSASGTTQTSTNLSWTTSTDNVGVTGYDIFSGTTLIGNTTTATTYSATGLTPATTYTFSVKAKDAVGNVSLSSNTVNVTTLSNTVSYCNSQGNNTNDERISKVEYGNINNTSTGTSGYEDFTSISTNVSRGSSQTITITPLWTGTVYNEGYAVWIDFNQDGDFSDSGEQVVTIGATKTTPVSGTISIPSNASIGTTRMRVSMKYNATPTSCETFTYGQVEDYSINITGSSKDEQEITSLDKEIILYPNPAITLLNINSVSDKATFKIYSLIGKVVLNGNISNSSIDISTLNSGNYIIEISDQNTITNKQFIKQ, from the coding sequence ATGAAACAAAAATTTCTTTTAATTGCTTTAATTGCGATTTCAAGTTTCTCTTTTGCTCAAAACAGAGAAACTTTTTGGAAAAAAACCACGAAGAGCGACGCTCCCATTTTCGAAAACAAAAACTCACTCTCACAAACCAACCTCTTCACTTTAGACATAAACAGTCTTAAACAAACCATTAAAAGTGTTTCCAAAAGAGTCAATTTCAATGAAAATTCAAACACTATTATTTCCATTCCAAATAGAGACGGTAAAATGGAACGATTTTCTGTATTAGAAAATTCAAATATGGATCAAGATTTAGCCAATAGATATCCAGAAATCAAATCTTATATTGGTTATGGAATCGATAATCCAACTGCAACAGTATATTTTAGTATATCTCCTCTAGGCTTTCAATCAATGACTTTATATGCAGATAAATCTGCTGAATTTATTGAACCATATACTAAAGATTTAAAAACATACACAGTATACAGAAAAGCAGATCGAAAAGCAGCATTTTCAAAATTTGAATGTAATGTTGTTGAAAGTGTTAATAACAAAATAGCATCAACCTCAACTTTACGTCCTAATGCTGATGATTCTAAATTAAGAACATTCCGCCTAGCTATGTCTGTTACTGGAGAATACACTTCCTATTTTGGAGGAACAAAAGCTCTTGCGTTAGCCGCTATAAATACCACCATGACTCGTGTTAATGGTGTTTTTGAAAAAGACTTTAGTGCTAGAATGGTATTAATATCTAATACCGATGATGTAATTTACACTAATGCATCTACTGATCCTTATACTACAAGTTATAACAGTCAACTACAAAGCACTCTGACTTCAGTAATTGGAGATTCAAACTATGACGTTGGTCATTTACTAACAAAAGCTGGAAACAATGGAAACGCAGGATGTATAGGATGTATTTGTAATTCTGGCAAAGGAAGCGGCTTCACATCAAGCACAATACCAGAAGGTGATAATTTCGACATTGATTATGTTGCTCATGAAATTGGACATCAATTTGGAGCAAATCACACATTCTCTATGAACAATGAAGGAACAGGTGTAAATATGGAACCTGGTTCTGGTTCAACCATTATGGGATATGCTGGGATTACCTCTCAAGATGTACAACCTCATTCTGATGCCTATTTCCATTCTGCGAGTATTCAACAAGTAACAAATAATATTAAAACAAAAACTTGCCCAACTGTTACTAATACAGGAAACTCTGTGCCAACCGCTAATGCAGGAAGTGATTTTACAATTCCTAAAAGCACTCCTTTTATTCTTACTGGTTCTGGTACTGATGCAGATGGAGACGTCTTAACATATATTTGGGAACAATTTGATAACGCTGCTTCATCTGCAACAGGAGCTAGTTCTGCTGCTAGTGCAACTAGAACATCAGGTCCAACTTTTAGGTCATACAACCCTACAACCTCGCCAACAAGAATGTTTCCTAGACTAGAAAGTGTTTTAGCAAACTCATCTACTACATCTGGAACAGAAATTACAGTTGAAGCACTCCCTTCAGTTGCAAGAACAATGAATTTCAGATTTACTGTAAGAGATAATAGAGCAGGTGGCTCAGCAAATAACAGTGATGATATGGTAGTAACAGTAAACTCAACCGCAGGCCCATTTACCGTTTCATCTCCTAACACTGCTGTATCATATCCAGGCGGCTCTTCTCAAACAATCACTTGGAATGTTGCAGGAACAACCGCTAATGGAGTAAACTGCGCTAACGTAGATATATTACTTTCAACTGATGGAGGAAATAATTTCAACACTATTTTACTATCAAATACTCCAAATGACGGATCTCAAAGTGTAATCATTCCAAACACACCTGGAACACAAAACAAGATAATGGTAAAAGGAACAAACCATATTTTCTTTGATATATCAAATTCTAATTTTACAATTACAACTGGTTCTAATGACACTACTGCTCCTACAGCTCCAACAAATCTAACAGCTTCTGGAACGACACAAACAACCACAAATCTTTCTTGGAATGCCTCAACCGATAATGTAGGAGTAACGGGATATAATATATACCAAGGAAGCAACCAAATTGGAACTTCAACTACAACTACATACAATGTTACAGGATTAACCCCTGCTACAGCATACAATTTTTCAATAAGAGCTAAAGATGCGGCTGGAAATCTATCTTCTTCAAGCAATACTGTAAACATCACAACACTACCTGGATCAACAACCCCTACATATTGCAATAGCAACGGAAATAATGTTTCCGATGAATACATAGGTAGAGTTCAGTTCAATACAATAAATAATGCATCAACAGGAAATAATGGTTATACCGATTTCACAAGCATTTCAACCACTGTAAACAAAGGAACAGCATATACTATCACAATAACCCCTACATGGACAGGCAGCACATACAGTGAAGGTTATGCTGTTTGGATTGATTATAATCAAAATGGAAGTTTTGACGACGCAGGAGAATTAGTATGGAGCAAAACAGCAAGCACAACAACACCTGTCTCTGGAACATTTACCATTCCTTCTTCTGCTTCAAACGGAGCAACTAGAATGAGAGTTTCGATGAAATTCAATAACATACCAACATCATGTGAAGCTTTTTCTTATGGAGAGGTCGAAGATTATACTATAAATATTGGTTCTGGAACACCAGACACAACACCTCCTTCTTCACCAACTTTATCTGCTTCTGGAACAACTCAAACCTCAACTAACCTATCATGGACAACTTCTACAGATAATGTTGGAGTAACTGGTTATGATATCTTTAGTGGAACAACATTAATCGGAAACACTACAACTGCAACAACATATTCTGCTACTGGTTTAACTCCTGCAACAACATATACATTTAGCGTAAAAGCAAAAGATGCAGTAGGTAATGTTTCTTTATCTAGCAATACAGTTAATGTAACAACACTATCAAACACAGTATCATATTGTAACTCACAAGGAAACAACACTAATGATGAAAGAATCTCCAAAGTTGAATATGGCAACATAAACAACACATCTACTGGGACATCTGGCTATGAAGACTTCACTTCAATATCAACAAATGTTTCAAGAGGATCTTCACAAACAATAACAATTACACCTTTATGGACAGGAACTGTATATAATGAAGGCTATGCCGTATGGATTGATTTTAATCAAGATGGAGATTTTTCAGATTCAGGAGAACAAGTAGTAACAATTGGAGCAACAAAAACAACTCCTGTTAGCGGAACTATTTCTATACCTTCTAACGCATCTATTGGAACAACTAGAATGAGAGTTTCGATGAAATACAACGCTACCCCTACTTCATGTGAAACATTTACATATGGACAAGTGGAAGATTACAGTATAAACATCACTGGTTCTAGCAAAGATGAGCAAGAAATAACCTCTTTAGATAAGGAAATTATTTTATACCCTAACCCAGCTATCACTTTACTAAACATAAATTCAGTCTCTGACAAAGCAACTTTTAAAATTTATAGCTTAATTGGTAAAGTTGTATTAAATGGTAATATTTCAAATAGTTCTATTGATATTTCCACATTAAATTCTGGAAATTATATCATTGAAATATCTGATCAAAACACAATAACAAACAAACAATTCATTAAACAATAA
- a CDS encoding S9 family peptidase, whose translation MKKIALILISMSGLSAMSQEIMTPELLWKLGRISPLGISNDNKNIIYKVSTPSIDENKSNSKYYSIPINGGKASELKEYISLISDKNKSSDGKWTLSHKEVKINNTLGKDYYPTLDKSDVLIYDGLDYRHWDTYNNGNHNHVIITDDKNKEIDIMKNEPFDSPQKPFGGDEDYIWSPDGLKVIYVSKKKEKTAYAISTNTDLYEYNLKSGITKNLTKNNSGYDVAPQFSPNSDLSWLQMKRDGYEADKNDIIVRHKGTDINLTSNWDGTVDSFTWSNDGRKVYFLAPINGTKQLFEVNFPGLTKIAIRVKQITEGQFDINQIIGFHEEKVLVTRSDMNHANEIFSYNLNKKDWKQLTNINTEIYNNLSLPKIEKRIVKTTDGKDMLVWVILPPNFDAKKKYPTLLYCQGGPQGALSQFYSFRWNFQVMASQGYIVVAPNRRGMPGHGVSWNEEISKDWGGQAMDDYLSAIDDISQENYVDKTRLGAVGASYGGYSVFYLAGIHKNRFKTFIAHAGIFNTQSMYGTTEEVFFTNWDMGGAYWEKNNSLAQKAYNEFNPINLVNNWNTPIFIIQGAKDYRVPVGQSQEAFQAAQLKGIKSRFMLFPEENHWILKPQNGLVWQHEFFKWLKETL comes from the coding sequence ATGAAAAAAATCGCATTAATACTTATTAGCATGAGTGGATTATCAGCAATGTCCCAAGAAATAATGACTCCAGAATTATTATGGAAGTTAGGAAGAATATCTCCTTTAGGAATATCAAATGATAATAAAAACATTATTTATAAAGTCAGCACTCCTTCCATAGATGAAAACAAATCAAATTCAAAATATTATAGTATTCCAATAAATGGAGGAAAAGCATCTGAATTAAAAGAATACATTAGCTTAATTTCTGATAAAAATAAATCTTCTGATGGAAAATGGACCCTTTCACACAAAGAAGTCAAGATCAACAATACACTTGGAAAAGACTACTATCCAACATTAGATAAAAGTGATGTTTTAATATATGACGGACTAGATTATCGTCATTGGGATACATATAATAATGGAAATCATAATCATGTAATAATCACAGATGACAAAAACAAAGAAATTGACATCATGAAAAACGAACCTTTCGATTCCCCTCAAAAGCCTTTTGGTGGAGATGAAGATTACATTTGGTCTCCAGATGGTTTAAAAGTGATTTATGTTTCTAAGAAAAAAGAAAAAACAGCTTATGCAATTAGCACAAATACTGATTTGTATGAGTATAATTTAAAATCTGGAATAACTAAAAATTTAACCAAAAATAATTCTGGTTACGATGTAGCCCCTCAATTTTCACCAAACAGCGATTTATCTTGGTTACAAATGAAACGCGATGGTTATGAAGCCGATAAAAATGATATCATTGTTCGTCATAAAGGAACAGATATTAATCTAACTTCTAATTGGGATGGAACAGTTGATAGTTTTACATGGAGTAATGATGGTAGAAAAGTGTATTTTTTAGCACCCATTAATGGTACAAAACAATTATTTGAAGTAAACTTTCCAGGTTTAACTAAAATAGCAATTCGTGTTAAACAAATTACTGAAGGACAATTCGACATAAATCAAATTATTGGTTTCCATGAAGAAAAAGTTTTAGTTACAAGAAGCGACATGAATCATGCTAATGAAATATTTAGCTATAATCTAAATAAAAAAGATTGGAAACAATTAACAAACATCAATACCGAAATCTACAACAACCTTTCTTTACCTAAAATTGAGAAAAGAATTGTAAAAACAACCGACGGAAAAGACATGCTAGTTTGGGTAATTTTACCTCCAAATTTTGATGCAAAAAAGAAATACCCAACACTTTTATACTGCCAAGGTGGTCCACAAGGAGCTTTATCTCAATTCTATTCATTCAGATGGAATTTTCAAGTTATGGCTTCTCAAGGATACATTGTAGTTGCCCCAAATAGAAGAGGTATGCCAGGACATGGCGTAAGCTGGAACGAAGAAATCAGTAAAGATTGGGGAGGACAAGCAATGGATGATTATTTAAGCGCAATTGATGATATTTCACAAGAAAACTATGTTGACAAAACAAGATTAGGAGCAGTTGGTGCTAGTTATGGAGGTTATTCTGTTTTTTATTTAGCTGGAATCCACAAAAACAGATTTAAAACATTTATAGCTCACGCTGGAATTTTCAATACTCAAAGTATGTATGGCACAACAGAAGAAGTATTCTTTACAAATTGGGATATGGGTGGTGCTTATTGGGAAAAAAACAACAGCTTAGCACAAAAAGCTTATAATGAATTCAATCCTATTAACTTAGTAAACAACTGGAATACGCCTATTTTCATTATTCAAGGAGCCAAAGATTATCGCGTTCCTGTAGGACAAAGTCAAGAAGCATTTCAAGCTGCTCAATTAAAAGGAATAAAAAGCCGCTTTATGTTATTTCCTGAGGAAAATCATTGGATATTAAAACCTCAAAATGGACTAGTTTGGCAACATGAATTTTTCAAATGGTTAAAAGAAACATTATAA
- a CDS encoding beta-ketoacyl-ACP synthase III, with translation MNKITAAITAIGSYVPDYVLSNKVLEEMVETNDEWITSRTGIKERRILKEEGQGTSFLAIKAAQNLIEKAQIDPKEIDLVIMATATPDMPVASTGVYVATQIGATNAFAYDLQAACSSFLYGISTASAYIESGRYKKVLLIGADKMSSIIDYTDRATCIIFGDGAGAVLFEPNNEGLGLQDELLKSDGIGREFLKIDAGGSILPASEQTIKNKQHFVFQDGKTVFKYAVSGMADVSEKIMQRNNLSHDDVNWLVAHQANKRIIDATANRMGLDESKVLVNIHRYGNTTSATLPLLLADFESQLKKGDNIIFAAFGGGFTWGAIYLKWAYNKN, from the coding sequence ATGAATAAAATTACAGCCGCAATTACAGCAATTGGCTCTTATGTTCCTGACTATGTTCTTTCTAATAAAGTATTAGAAGAAATGGTTGAAACCAATGATGAATGGATAACCAGTAGAACTGGAATAAAGGAACGAAGAATTTTAAAAGAAGAAGGTCAAGGAACTTCTTTTTTAGCAATTAAAGCTGCTCAAAATTTAATTGAGAAAGCTCAAATTGATCCAAAAGAGATTGATTTAGTTATTATGGCAACCGCAACGCCAGATATGCCTGTTGCTTCAACAGGGGTATACGTAGCAACACAAATAGGGGCTACAAATGCATTCGCATACGATTTACAAGCCGCTTGTTCAAGTTTTTTATATGGAATTTCTACAGCTTCTGCCTATATAGAATCTGGAAGATATAAAAAAGTACTATTGATCGGAGCTGATAAAATGTCTTCAATTATAGATTATACAGATAGAGCAACATGTATCATTTTTGGTGATGGTGCTGGTGCTGTTTTATTTGAGCCTAATAATGAAGGATTAGGGCTTCAAGATGAATTATTGAAAAGTGATGGAATTGGAAGAGAATTTTTAAAAATAGATGCGGGAGGTTCAATTTTGCCAGCTTCTGAACAAACAATAAAGAATAAACAACATTTTGTTTTTCAAGATGGAAAAACAGTGTTTAAATATGCTGTTTCTGGAATGGCTGATGTCAGTGAGAAAATTATGCAACGTAATAATCTTTCACATGATGATGTAAACTGGTTAGTTGCGCATCAAGCAAACAAGAGAATTATTGATGCCACAGCAAATAGAATGGGATTGGATGAAAGCAAAGTTTTAGTAAATATCCATCGTTATGGTAATACTACTTCTGCAACACTACCTTTGTTGTTGGCTGATTTTGAAAGTCAACTTAAAAAAGGAGATAATATTATTTTTGCCGCATTTGGAGGAGGATTCACTTGGGGAGCTATTTATCTAAAATGGGCATATAACAAAAATTAA
- the pdxA gene encoding 4-hydroxythreonine-4-phosphate dehydrogenase PdxA, with protein sequence MVKRTENIIVGISIGDLNGIGPEVVLKTFEDNRMLELCTPVIFANIKIVSFLKKNLGLDSSLHGIDNLGQMVLGKINVLNVWKEGVNIEYGKNDEVVGKYSIKSFQSATKALKEGLVDVLVTAPINKYNIQSEEFKFPGHTDYLNSQLNGDALMLMVHDKFRVGLLTDHIPVNEVSKHLTEDLLVEKINTIIKSLEQDFGVVKPKVALLGLNPHSGDNGVIGDEEEKVIKPVVKKMFDSGKMVFGPYSSDSFFGSYQYEKYDAILAMYHDQGLIPFKTLSFGKGVNYTAGLDKIRTSPDHGTAYEIAGKRLANYDSFKEAVYLAIDVFNKRKEYQELTKKPLKVR encoded by the coding sequence ATGGTAAAAAGAACAGAAAATATAATTGTAGGAATATCTATAGGTGATTTGAATGGAATTGGTCCTGAAGTAGTGCTTAAAACATTTGAAGATAATAGGATGCTAGAATTATGTACGCCTGTTATTTTTGCAAATATTAAAATAGTTTCTTTTTTAAAGAAAAATTTGGGATTAGATTCTAGTTTGCATGGTATTGATAATCTAGGTCAGATGGTTTTAGGGAAAATAAATGTTTTAAATGTTTGGAAAGAAGGAGTTAATATAGAGTACGGGAAGAATGATGAGGTTGTAGGGAAATATTCTATTAAATCATTTCAGTCAGCAACTAAAGCTTTAAAGGAGGGGCTTGTAGATGTTTTAGTTACGGCTCCTATAAATAAATATAATATTCAATCCGAAGAATTTAAGTTTCCAGGACATACGGATTATTTAAATAGTCAATTAAATGGAGATGCTTTAATGTTGATGGTTCATGATAAATTTCGTGTGGGTTTATTGACAGATCATATTCCTGTTAATGAAGTTTCTAAGCATTTAACGGAAGATTTGTTGGTTGAAAAAATAAATACAATTATAAAATCACTTGAGCAAGATTTTGGAGTTGTTAAGCCTAAAGTGGCTTTGCTAGGACTTAATCCTCATAGTGGTGATAATGGAGTTATTGGTGATGAAGAAGAGAAAGTTATAAAACCTGTAGTTAAAAAAATGTTTGATTCTGGTAAAATGGTTTTTGGACCGTATTCATCAGATAGTTTTTTTGGGTCATATCAATATGAAAAATATGATGCCATTCTAGCTATGTATCATGATCAAGGACTTATTCCATTTAAAACATTATCGTTTGGAAAAGGAGTAAATTATACAGCAGGATTAGATAAAATACGAACATCTCCAGACCATGGAACTGCTTATGAAATAGCAGGAAAAAGGTTGGCGAATTATGATTCTTTTAAAGAAGCTGTTTATTTAGCAATTGACGTTTTTAATAAAAGAAAAGAATATCAAGAATTAACTAAAAAGCCTTTGAAGGTTAGGTAA